The following are encoded in a window of Thiohalobacter sp. IOR34 genomic DNA:
- a CDS encoding HD domain-containing phosphohydrolase, which yields MKPPLTRDMISIGSPLPCDLRNEAGRIVFRKGFVINTEASLKRLLAMGLFPDNDMVSPADDSQAAGLLQGRGPFRKIEYWADQTHECFNRLVTGNHQQQQDAIHELIASLRELFLEHRTACLAAIHFNHNRPYSCLHPIYSLFLAELFSHARGHDEDTARQLAGAAFTANLGMFEFHDEWANLEGPLDEEQQSQRLAHPEKSVLRLRSAGIDDHLWLDTVLQHHELADGSGYPTGLAGKAISGGARLLAVIDRYLAFIIPRRGRNPSHHPTTALKILYEDPARYEQEIVSTFIHELGVYPPGTLVVLVNGEIAVVTRLETGDSLHPHVLSLGFAGGDRLARPMPRDTREPPYRIRDIHLAGEDEGITAARVADAWL from the coding sequence ATGAAGCCACCGCTGACACGGGACATGATCAGTATCGGGTCACCCCTGCCTTGTGATCTGCGCAACGAAGCGGGACGTATCGTCTTCCGCAAGGGCTTCGTCATCAACACCGAGGCCAGCCTCAAGCGCCTGCTGGCCATGGGGCTGTTTCCGGACAACGACATGGTCTCGCCCGCAGACGACAGCCAGGCCGCAGGCCTCCTGCAGGGCCGCGGCCCCTTCCGCAAGATCGAATACTGGGCAGACCAGACCCATGAGTGTTTCAACCGACTCGTCACTGGCAACCATCAACAACAGCAGGATGCCATCCATGAACTGATCGCATCACTGCGCGAATTGTTCCTGGAACATCGCACTGCCTGCCTCGCCGCCATCCACTTCAATCACAACCGCCCCTACAGCTGCCTGCACCCTATCTATTCACTATTTCTCGCTGAGCTCTTCTCCCATGCCCGTGGACACGACGAAGATACCGCGAGACAACTGGCCGGTGCCGCGTTCACAGCCAATCTTGGGATGTTCGAATTCCATGATGAATGGGCCAACCTGGAGGGGCCGCTGGACGAGGAACAGCAGTCCCAGCGCCTGGCCCATCCGGAAAAGTCGGTTTTACGTCTGCGCTCAGCCGGCATCGACGATCACTTATGGCTGGATACGGTATTGCAGCATCACGAACTGGCGGATGGCTCCGGCTACCCCACCGGCCTCGCAGGGAAAGCAATTTCAGGTGGCGCACGACTCCTGGCCGTCATCGATCGCTACCTGGCCTTCATCATCCCGCGCCGCGGCCGCAACCCCTCCCATCATCCCACCACGGCGCTCAAGATCCTCTATGAAGATCCGGCCCGCTATGAACAGGAGATCGTTTCGACATTCATCCATGAACTGGGCGTCTATCCGCCCGGAACCCTGGTAGTTCTGGTCAATGGCGAGATTGCCGTGGTCACACGACTCGAGACTGGCGACAGTCTACATCCCCATGTTCTCAGCCTGGGCTTCGCCGGTGGAGACCGGCTGGCAAGACCCATGCCGCGTGATACCCGGGAACCACCCTACAGGATCCGGGACATCCACCTTGCGGGCGAGGACGAAGGCATTACAGCGGCCCGGGTGGCCGATGCCTGGCTCTAG
- the fabB gene encoding beta-ketoacyl-ACP synthase I, which yields MRRVVVTGIGVVSSIGNSKAEVLDSLREGRSGISFSEEYRELGFRSHVHGPLRVDIEALIDRKLRRFMGDAAAYNYIAMREAIEDAGLDEAQVSNPRSGLIVGSGGGSTSNVVLAADTLREKGVKRIGPYGVTRTMSSTTSAILGTAFKIKGVGYSISSACSTSAHCIGHGAELIQLGKQDIVFAGGGEELHWTMSCLFDAMGALSSKYNGTPEKASRPYDADRDGFVISGGGGLVVLEELEHARARGAKIYAELVGYGATSDGYDMVQPSGEGAVRCMQQAMATVDSPIDYINAHGTSTPVGDTKELEAVRQVFGEQVPVITSTKSLTGHALGAAGVHEAIYSLLMQQAGFIAASANIERLDEKAEGLPIARERVDEARLDTVMSNSFGFGGANATLVFRRFNA from the coding sequence ATGCGAAGGGTCGTTGTCACGGGAATCGGTGTAGTGTCCTCCATCGGCAACAGCAAGGCGGAGGTACTGGACAGCCTGCGCGAGGGGCGCTCCGGCATCAGCTTCAGCGAGGAATACAGGGAACTCGGCTTCCGCAGCCATGTGCACGGACCGCTCAGGGTCGATATCGAGGCACTGATCGACCGCAAGCTGCGCCGCTTCATGGGCGATGCGGCGGCCTACAACTACATCGCCATGCGCGAGGCCATCGAGGATGCAGGACTGGACGAGGCGCAGGTCTCCAACCCGCGCAGCGGCCTGATCGTCGGCTCCGGTGGCGGCTCCACCTCCAACGTGGTACTGGCCGCCGACACCCTGCGTGAAAAGGGCGTCAAGCGCATCGGCCCCTACGGTGTGACCCGCACCATGTCCAGCACCACCTCGGCCATCCTCGGCACCGCCTTCAAGATCAAGGGTGTCGGCTATTCCATCAGCTCCGCCTGCTCGACCAGCGCCCACTGCATCGGTCACGGCGCCGAGCTCATCCAGCTGGGCAAGCAGGACATCGTCTTCGCCGGTGGCGGCGAGGAACTGCACTGGACCATGAGCTGCCTGTTCGACGCCATGGGCGCGCTGTCCTCCAAGTACAACGGGACACCGGAGAAGGCCTCGCGTCCCTACGACGCCGACCGTGACGGCTTCGTCATCTCCGGCGGCGGCGGCCTGGTGGTTCTGGAGGAGCTGGAACACGCCCGGGCGCGCGGCGCGAAGATCTACGCCGAACTGGTCGGCTACGGCGCCACCTCCGACGGTTACGACATGGTCCAACCCTCCGGCGAAGGGGCGGTGCGCTGCATGCAGCAGGCCATGGCCACGGTCGACTCCCCCATCGACTACATCAACGCCCACGGCACCAGTACCCCGGTGGGCGACACCAAGGAGCTGGAGGCCGTGCGCCAGGTGTTCGGCGAGCAGGTGCCGGTGATCACCTCCACCAAGTCGCTCACCGGCCATGCCCTGGGCGCGGCCGGCGTGCACGAGGCGATCTACTCGCTGCTCATGCAGCAGGCCGGTTTCATCGCCGCCAGCGCCAACATCGAACGCCTGGACGAAAAGGCCGAGGGGCTGCCAATTGCCCGCGAGCGCGTCGACGAGGCACGGCTGGACACCGTCATGTCCAACAGCTTCGGCTTCGGCGGCGCCAATGCCACCCTGGTGTTCCGCCGGTTCAACGCCTGA
- the fabA gene encoding 3-hydroxyacyl-[acyl-carrier-protein] dehydratase FabA encodes MSESTPAPARPSHFSYEDLLACGHGQMFGPGNAQLPLPPMLMFDRITHISDQGGSYGKGEIRAELDVKPELWFFDCHFEGDPVMPGCLGLDAMWQLIGFFLGWIGGPGRGRALGGGEIKFTGQVTPKNRLVTYQIDMKRVINRKLCMGIADASMSVDGREIYVAKDLRVGLFTSTENF; translated from the coding sequence ATGAGCGAATCCACCCCAGCACCCGCCCGCCCCAGCCATTTCTCCTACGAAGACCTGCTTGCCTGCGGTCATGGCCAGATGTTCGGGCCGGGCAATGCCCAGCTGCCACTGCCACCGATGCTCATGTTCGACCGCATCACCCACATCAGCGACCAGGGCGGCAGCTATGGCAAGGGGGAGATCCGCGCCGAACTGGACGTCAAGCCCGAGCTGTGGTTCTTCGACTGCCACTTCGAGGGTGACCCAGTGATGCCCGGCTGTCTGGGTCTGGACGCCATGTGGCAGCTGATCGGCTTCTTCCTCGGCTGGATCGGCGGCCCGGGGCGCGGCCGGGCCCTTGGCGGCGGGGAGATCAAGTTCACCGGACAGGTGACGCCGAAGAATCGCCTGGTGACCTACCAGATCGACATGAAGCGCGTCATCAACCGCAAGCTGTGCATGGGCATCGCCGATGCCTCCATGTCGGTCGACGGCCGCGAGATCTACGTCGCCAAGGATCTGCGCGTCGGCCTCTTTACCTCCACCGAGAATTTCTAG
- the cyaY gene encoding iron donor protein CyaY, with amino-acid sequence MAERSFSVQAAETLERLLEQMEALPALDDTDMDIVDGVLTLEFEDGTQIILNRQEPLQQIWLASPLGPAHFSYDAASDRWLDDRTGESLGEVLGRALSQKTGQALRLD; translated from the coding sequence ATGGCAGAGCGATCATTTTCGGTGCAGGCGGCAGAGACGCTGGAACGGCTTCTGGAGCAGATGGAGGCGTTGCCGGCGCTGGACGACACGGACATGGATATCGTCGATGGCGTGCTGACGCTGGAGTTCGAGGACGGGACGCAGATCATTCTCAACCGCCAGGAACCGCTGCAGCAGATCTGGCTGGCCTCGCCCCTGGGCCCGGCGCATTTCAGCTATGACGCCGCCAGCGACCGCTGGCTCGACGACCGAACCGGGGAATCGCTCGGCGAGGTGCTGGGCCGTGCCCTGTCGCAGAAGACCGGCCAGGCGCTCCGCCTGGACTGA
- a CDS encoding YajQ family cyclic di-GMP-binding protein, producing MPSFDVVSEVDLHEVTNAVDQANREIGNRYDFKGSDARVELNDTAITLDGESEFQLEQMKDILYNKLAKRGVDIAALEAGKLESSGNRTRQTLTVRQGIDKDTARKIVKHIKDAKLKVQASIQGDQVRVSGKKRDDLQQVIALLKQAELGLPLQFVNFRD from the coding sequence ATGCCGTCCTTCGATGTCGTCTCAGAAGTGGACCTGCACGAGGTGACCAACGCCGTCGACCAGGCCAACCGTGAAATCGGCAACCGCTACGACTTCAAGGGCAGTGATGCCCGGGTCGAGCTCAACGACACCGCCATCACCCTGGACGGGGAGAGCGAGTTCCAGCTCGAACAGATGAAGGACATCCTCTACAACAAGCTCGCCAAGCGCGGCGTGGACATCGCCGCCCTGGAGGCCGGCAAGCTGGAAAGCAGCGGCAACCGCACGCGACAGACACTGACCGTGCGCCAGGGCATCGACAAGGACACGGCGCGCAAGATCGTCAAGCACATCAAGGACGCCAAGCTCAAGGTCCAGGCCAGCATCCAGGGGGACCAGGTGCGGGTCAGCGGCAAGAAGCGCGACGACCTGCAGCAGGTGATCGCCCTGCTCAAGCAGGCCGAGCTGGGCCTGCCGCTGCAGTTCGTAAATTTCCGCGACTGA
- a CDS encoding response regulator produces MIPEQDPATETKPRVLVVDDSRVIRIAAKKILRDEFEVLEAGDGEAAWEALEAEEDIALVISDLSMPYLDGMGLLRRLRESSQHRLANLPVIIVTGAEDDESAKSSAFAAGASDFLSKPFDSVQLLAHVRSHIKLADTEQQLEKCQTTAQAEPTLDKLTGLLNQRAFTERGHQELSYAIRHRSDLALILVDVDNFDKAFIKYGRPAGEAILKIFAQIVKDSVRREDSGGRVGLARFGLLLPSATPVGARNLAVRICQQIASRAFRIGGETLKLTASAAVVSPVIRRESRFEDLLAEGQLQLGRALKAGGNRVAFDRKPAAAEPQPAGEENAAAAASPAGPEAAAAAASPEPAPDIGTALQRLAAGEEAGLRPHLRSLAAQTLPLLEAWQRQQPSEDVAAALARLRQALQD; encoded by the coding sequence GTGATACCGGAACAGGACCCTGCCACCGAAACCAAGCCCCGCGTCCTGGTGGTGGACGATTCGCGGGTCATCCGCATCGCGGCCAAGAAGATCCTGCGTGACGAATTCGAGGTGCTGGAGGCCGGTGACGGGGAGGCCGCCTGGGAGGCGCTGGAGGCCGAGGAGGACATCGCCCTGGTGATCAGCGACCTGTCCATGCCCTATCTGGACGGCATGGGCCTGCTGCGACGGCTGCGCGAGAGCAGCCAGCACCGGCTGGCCAACCTGCCGGTGATCATCGTCACCGGCGCCGAAGACGACGAGAGCGCCAAGTCCTCCGCCTTCGCCGCGGGCGCCAGCGACTTCCTCAGCAAGCCCTTCGATTCGGTTCAACTGCTGGCCCATGTCCGCTCGCACATCAAGCTGGCCGACACCGAGCAACAGTTGGAGAAATGCCAGACTACGGCCCAGGCGGAACCGACGCTCGACAAGCTCACCGGGCTGCTCAACCAGCGCGCCTTCACCGAACGCGGCCACCAGGAGCTGTCCTATGCCATCCGGCACCGCAGCGACCTGGCCCTGATCCTGGTCGACGTCGACAACTTCGACAAGGCCTTCATCAAGTACGGCCGCCCGGCCGGTGAGGCAATCCTGAAGATCTTCGCCCAGATCGTGAAGGACAGCGTGCGCCGCGAGGACAGTGGCGGCCGGGTCGGCCTGGCCCGCTTCGGCCTGCTGCTGCCCTCGGCCACGCCGGTCGGTGCCCGCAACCTGGCGGTGCGCATCTGCCAGCAGATCGCCTCGCGCGCCTTCCGCATCGGTGGCGAAACCCTGAAGCTGACCGCCAGCGCCGCCGTGGTGTCGCCGGTCATCCGCCGCGAGAGCCGCTTCGAGGATCTGCTGGCGGAAGGTCAGCTGCAGCTTGGCCGGGCACTGAAGGCCGGTGGCAACCGGGTGGCCTTCGACCGCAAGCCGGCTGCCGCGGAACCACAACCTGCAGGCGAGGAAAACGCCGCAGCCGCCGCCAGTCCTGCCGGCCCCGAGGCCGCTGCCGCCGCAGCCTCCCCCGAACCGGCACCGGACATCGGCACCGCCCTGCAACGGCTCGCCGCCGGCGAGGAAGCGGGCCTGCGCCCCCATCTGCGCAGCCTGGCGGCGCAGACCCTGCCCCTGCTGGAGGCCTGGCAACGCCAGCAACCATCCGAGGATGTCGCTGCCGCCCTGGCCCGCTTGCGCCAGGCCCTGCAGGACTGA
- a CDS encoding iron-sulfur cluster assembly protein, which yields MPQISEDEVRAALDRVQDPELSHSLVELGLIREIDIDDDRVHIELQLTTPHCPFAAQIEQSIREALLALDGVNQVSVNRLCMGDA from the coding sequence ATGCCACAGATCAGCGAAGACGAAGTACGCGCCGCTCTCGACCGGGTCCAGGATCCGGAGCTGAGCCACAGCCTGGTCGAACTGGGCCTGATCCGCGAGATCGACATCGACGACGACCGGGTGCACATCGAGCTGCAGCTGACCACACCCCACTGCCCCTTCGCCGCCCAGATCGAGCAGAGCATCCGCGAGGCGCTGCTGGCCCTGGATGGCGTCAACCAGGTCAGCGTCAACCGGCTCTGCATGGGCGATGCCTGA
- a CDS encoding glycosyltransferase yields MSVLLPVRNAESTLDECLLSIRRQSLDDFELLVVDDACTDGSIDILRAHAASDHRIRILGNPRPGLVAALNLGLQAARAPLVARMDADDRMYPQRLQRQWQWLQARPELTVAGSQVRIFPEAELRAGLREYLRWQNACLSSEQIATDIYREAPLAHPSVMYRRRRILAIGGYRAGDFAEDYDLWLRLVQAGDRLGKVPEVLLDWRDGPQRLSRRDPRCRREAFDRLRARYLASDPRLKQRPLAIWGAGRKTRRRCRHLLEQGFRPQVWIDIDPRKIGNRVGGIPVCPPDWLANAQPRPLVLVYVANHGAREQIAAQLQDLGYRPGEDFLQIG; encoded by the coding sequence GTGAGCGTCCTCCTGCCGGTGCGCAATGCCGAGAGCACGCTCGACGAGTGCCTGCTGTCGATCCGCAGGCAGTCGCTGGACGACTTCGAACTGCTGGTCGTCGACGATGCCTGCACTGACGGCAGCATCGACATCCTGCGCGCCCATGCCGCCAGCGACCACCGCATCCGCATCCTCGGCAATCCCCGCCCCGGCCTGGTGGCGGCCCTCAATCTCGGCCTGCAGGCCGCCCGTGCCCCACTGGTGGCACGCATGGACGCCGATGATCGCATGTACCCGCAACGCCTGCAGCGCCAGTGGCAGTGGCTGCAGGCACGGCCGGAACTGACCGTGGCCGGCAGTCAGGTGCGCATCTTTCCCGAGGCGGAGCTGCGTGCCGGCCTGCGCGAATACCTGCGCTGGCAGAATGCCTGCCTGAGCAGCGAACAGATCGCTACCGATATCTACCGTGAGGCCCCCCTGGCCCATCCCTCGGTGATGTACCGTCGCCGGCGTATCCTGGCCATCGGCGGCTATCGTGCGGGGGATTTCGCCGAGGACTACGATCTCTGGCTGCGGCTGGTACAGGCCGGTGACCGGCTGGGCAAGGTGCCGGAGGTGCTGCTCGACTGGCGTGACGGCCCGCAGCGCCTGTCGCGGCGCGACCCGCGCTGCCGACGCGAGGCATTCGACCGGCTGCGCGCCCGCTACCTGGCCAGCGATCCGCGCCTCAAGCAGCGACCTCTGGCGATCTGGGGTGCCGGCCGCAAGACTCGCCGCCGCTGCCGCCACCTGCTGGAGCAGGGTTTCCGCCCCCAGGTCTGGATCGATATCGACCCGCGCAAGATAGGCAACCGGGTCGGCGGCATCCCGGTATGCCCCCCGGACTGGCTGGCCAACGCCCAGCCGCGCCCCCTGGTCCTGGTCTATGTCGCCAACCATGGCGCACGGGAACAGATCGCTGCCCAGCTGCAGGACCTCGGCTACCGGCCGGGAGAGGATTTCCTGCAGATCGGCTGA
- a CDS encoding YihY/virulence factor BrkB family protein: MSLQPGHVFDSLNDLLWEKDPRQLHGWQRVMVKALQILYVMLRDLLHGELNLRAMSLVYTTLLSLVPLLALSFSVLKGFGVHNQIEPLLYNFLQPLGPKGEEVAQQIMAFVENVKVGVLGALGLVFLLYTVLSLLQKIEASFNYVWHVEHLRSLSQRFSNYLSVILIGPVMIFSAIGITATVINNELVQRLVAIEPFGTLVVTLSKLLPYLLVGVAFTFVYIFIPNTRVKVGAAAVGGLLAGFLWQTTGWAFAAFIASSTKYAAIYSSFAILVLLLIWLYINWLVLLVGAQVAFYVQHPQYLTRYRVRLVLSNRMRERLALVVMYLVGYNHFHNRPPWTVDSLSEHLSIPAEAVGRLVEMLQQQGFLVPTAAEPEAYLPARDIETIHLYDLLSVVRRAEESRFVNPERMLPVTPVDVLLTRLEGAMESTLDGETLRDLVLEGKAPVSG, encoded by the coding sequence ATGTCGCTACAACCGGGTCATGTCTTCGACAGCCTGAACGATCTGCTCTGGGAGAAGGACCCGCGGCAGTTGCATGGCTGGCAGCGCGTCATGGTGAAGGCCCTGCAGATCCTCTATGTCATGCTCAGGGATCTGCTGCACGGCGAGCTCAACCTGCGGGCCATGAGCCTGGTCTATACCACCCTGCTCTCCCTGGTGCCCCTGCTGGCACTCAGTTTCTCGGTGCTGAAGGGCTTTGGGGTGCACAACCAGATCGAGCCGCTGCTGTACAACTTCCTGCAGCCGCTCGGCCCCAAGGGTGAGGAGGTGGCGCAGCAGATCATGGCCTTCGTCGAGAACGTGAAGGTCGGGGTGCTGGGTGCGCTGGGGCTGGTGTTTCTGCTCTATACGGTGCTCTCCCTGCTGCAGAAGATCGAGGCCTCGTTCAATTACGTCTGGCACGTGGAGCATCTGCGCAGTCTCTCGCAGCGTTTCAGCAATTACCTCAGCGTGATCCTCATCGGGCCGGTGATGATCTTCAGCGCCATCGGCATCACCGCCACGGTGATAAACAACGAGCTGGTGCAGCGCCTGGTTGCCATCGAGCCCTTCGGCACCCTGGTCGTGACCCTGTCCAAGCTACTGCCCTACCTGCTGGTCGGTGTGGCCTTTACCTTCGTCTACATCTTCATCCCCAATACCCGGGTCAAGGTCGGGGCGGCGGCGGTGGGTGGTCTGCTGGCCGGTTTCCTCTGGCAGACCACCGGCTGGGCCTTTGCCGCCTTTATCGCCTCGTCCACCAAGTATGCGGCCATCTATTCCAGCTTTGCCATCCTGGTCCTGCTGCTGATCTGGCTGTACATCAACTGGCTGGTGCTGCTGGTCGGGGCGCAGGTCGCCTTCTATGTCCAGCATCCGCAGTACCTGACCCGCTACCGGGTACGACTGGTTCTGAGCAACCGCATGCGTGAACGGCTGGCCCTGGTGGTGATGTATCTGGTGGGCTACAACCACTTCCACAACCGCCCGCCCTGGACCGTGGACAGCCTCTCCGAGCACCTGTCGATTCCGGCCGAGGCCGTGGGGCGACTGGTCGAGATGCTGCAGCAGCAGGGCTTTCTGGTGCCGACCGCGGCCGAGCCGGAGGCCTATCTGCCGGCACGGGACATCGAGACCATCCATCTCTATGATCTGCTGAGTGTGGTGCGTCGTGCCGAGGAAAGCCGCTTCGTCAATCCCGAGCGGATGTTGCCGGTGACGCCGGTCGACGTACTGCTGACTCGTCTCGAGGGGGCCATGGAGTCGACCCTGGATGGCGAGACGCTGCGTGACCTGGTGCTGGAAGGCAAGGCGCCGGTTAGCGGCTGA
- the typA gene encoding translational GTPase TypA, which produces MINKLRNIAIIAHVDHGKTTLVDQLLVQSGTLGERAEAPERVMDSNDLERERGITILSKNTAIRWGDYRINIVDTPGHADFGGEVERVLSMVDSVLLLVDAVEGPMPQTRFVTQKALARGLKPIVVINKIDRPGARPDWVLDQTFDLFDRLGASDEQLDFPVVYASGLDGYASEDPGARSGDMTPLFETIIEQVPAPEVDPDGPLQLQVSSLDYNSYVGVIGIGRISRGRVRTNTPVVIIDSEGQRRNGRILQVLGFLGLERIEVAEAQAGDIIAFTGVEQLNISDTLCDPAQVEALPPLTVDEPTVSMTFQVNNSPFAGKDGKFVTSRQIRERLQRELVHNVALRVEDTEDPDKFKVSGRGELHLSILIETMRREGYELGVSRPEVIVQEVDGQRQEPYEQLTVDIEEQHQGAVMEKLGERGGDLKDMVPDGQGRVRLDYIIPSRGLIGFRTEFLTATQGTGLLYSVFDHYGAVKKGNYGQRINGVMMANAAGKALGYALFNLQDRGRLFIGPGEEVYEGMIIGIHSRSNDLVVNPLKAKQLTNIRAAGSDENILLTPPIQLSLEQALEFIDDDELVEVTPQHIRLRKKLLKEHERKKALRAANG; this is translated from the coding sequence GTGATCAACAAGCTCCGCAACATCGCCATCATCGCCCACGTCGACCATGGCAAGACCACCCTCGTCGACCAGCTCCTGGTCCAGTCCGGCACCCTCGGCGAACGCGCCGAAGCCCCGGAACGGGTGATGGATTCCAACGACCTGGAGCGTGAGCGCGGCATCACCATCCTCTCCAAGAACACCGCCATCCGCTGGGGCGACTACCGCATCAACATCGTCGACACCCCCGGCCACGCCGACTTCGGTGGCGAGGTGGAGCGCGTACTGTCGATGGTCGATTCGGTGCTGCTGCTGGTCGATGCCGTGGAGGGGCCGATGCCGCAGACCCGGTTCGTCACCCAGAAGGCGCTGGCCCGCGGTCTCAAACCGATCGTGGTGATCAACAAGATCGACCGCCCGGGCGCCCGCCCCGACTGGGTACTGGATCAGACCTTCGACCTCTTCGACCGCCTCGGCGCCAGCGACGAACAGCTCGACTTTCCGGTGGTCTATGCCTCCGGCCTGGACGGCTACGCCAGCGAGGATCCCGGTGCCCGCAGCGGCGACATGACACCGCTGTTCGAGACCATCATCGAGCAGGTGCCGGCACCCGAGGTGGACCCGGACGGCCCGCTGCAGCTGCAGGTCAGCTCGCTGGACTACAACAGCTACGTCGGCGTCATCGGCATCGGCCGCATCAGCCGCGGCCGGGTCAGGACCAACACCCCGGTGGTCATCATCGACAGCGAGGGCCAGCGCCGCAACGGGCGCATCCTGCAGGTGCTCGGCTTCCTCGGCCTGGAGCGCATCGAGGTGGCCGAGGCCCAGGCCGGCGACATCATCGCCTTCACCGGGGTCGAGCAGCTCAACATCTCCGACACCCTGTGCGACCCGGCCCAGGTCGAGGCCCTGCCGCCGCTGACCGTGGACGAGCCGACGGTGAGCATGACCTTCCAGGTCAACAACTCGCCCTTCGCCGGCAAGGACGGCAAGTTCGTCACCTCGCGCCAGATCCGCGAACGCCTGCAGCGCGAGCTGGTGCACAACGTCGCCCTGCGCGTCGAGGACACCGAGGACCCGGACAAGTTCAAGGTCTCCGGGCGCGGCGAGCTGCATCTGTCGATCCTCATCGAGACCATGCGCCGCGAGGGTTATGAACTCGGCGTGTCACGCCCCGAGGTCATCGTCCAGGAGGTCGACGGTCAGCGCCAGGAACCCTACGAACAGCTCACCGTCGACATCGAGGAGCAGCACCAGGGCGCGGTCATGGAGAAACTGGGCGAACGCGGCGGCGACCTGAAGGACATGGTGCCCGACGGCCAGGGGCGGGTGAGGCTGGACTACATCATCCCCTCGCGCGGCCTGATCGGCTTCCGCACCGAATTCCTCACCGCCACCCAGGGCACCGGCCTGCTCTACTCGGTGTTCGACCACTACGGCGCGGTGAAAAAGGGCAACTATGGCCAGCGCATCAACGGCGTGATGATGGCCAACGCCGCCGGCAAGGCGCTCGGCTATGCCCTGTTCAACCTGCAGGATCGTGGACGGCTGTTCATCGGCCCGGGCGAGGAGGTCTACGAGGGGATGATCATCGGCATTCACTCGCGCAGCAACGATCTGGTGGTGAACCCGCTGAAGGCCAAGCAGCTGACCAACATCCGCGCCGCCGGCAGTGACGAGAACATCCTGCTCACGCCGCCGATCCAGCTCAGCCTGGAGCAGGCCCTGGAATTCATCGACGACGACGAGCTGGTCGAGGTCACACCGCAGCACATCCGGCTGCGCAAGAAGCTGCTCAAGGAACACGAGCGCAAGAAGGCGCTGCGCGCCGCCAACGGCTGA
- a CDS encoding secondary thiamine-phosphate synthase enzyme YjbQ has protein sequence MVIQERFEIATRGRGSYDISREVQRRTAAAGIATGLCHLFLHHTSASLMLCENADPEVRADLERFMARLVPDGDPLFAHSAEGPDDMPAHVRTLLSGAELTLPVSDGRCALGTWQGVYLWEHRTQAHRRRLTLTVYGE, from the coding sequence ATGGTCATTCAGGAACGCTTTGAGATTGCGACCCGCGGTCGCGGCAGCTACGACATCAGCCGGGAGGTGCAACGGCGCACCGCGGCGGCCGGCATCGCGACCGGCCTCTGCCATCTGTTCCTGCACCATACCAGCGCCTCGCTGATGCTCTGTGAGAACGCCGATCCGGAGGTACGTGCCGATCTGGAGCGGTTCATGGCGCGGCTGGTGCCGGACGGCGATCCGCTGTTCGCCCACAGCGCCGAGGGGCCGGACGACATGCCGGCCCATGTGCGCACCCTGCTCAGCGGTGCCGAGCTGACCTTGCCGGTCAGCGACGGCCGCTGTGCGCTGGGCACCTGGCAGGGGGTGTACCTCTGGGAGCATCGCACCCAGGCCCACCGCCGGCGCCTGACACTGACGGTGTATGGGGAATAG